A single Triticum dicoccoides isolate Atlit2015 ecotype Zavitan chromosome 2A, WEW_v2.0, whole genome shotgun sequence DNA region contains:
- the LOC119355043 gene encoding uncharacterized protein LOC119355043 codes for MASNYVDTTGEEGRFHAHGHHSNSTTPTGEAASPKNTRRRWPGSASAPSGAGHRLASKCVCAPATHAGSFKCRFHRTNSQGHGHGQGQGSRPSSPPSPAAANAVPRHPASPSSSSGIVATQ; via the coding sequence ATGGCTTCCAACTACGTGGACACCACGGGGGAGGAGGGGAGGTTCCACGCCCACGGCCACCACAGCAACAGCACCACGCCGACCGGCGAGGCCGCGTCGCccaagaatacgcggaggaggtggcccgggtcgGCATCGGCGCCGTCCGGCGCAGGCCACAGACTCGCTTCCAAATGCGTCTGTGCGCCGGCCACTCACGCCGGGTCCTTCAAGTGCCGCTTCCATCGTACCAACTCCCAGGGCCACGGCCACGGCCAGGGCCAGGGAAGCCGTCCTTCTTCGCCTCCTTCACCGGCCGCGGCCAACGCGGTGCCGCGGCACCCGGCCTCgccatcctcctcctccggcaTCGTCGCGACCCAGTGA